One window of Corynebacterium doosanense CAU 212 = DSM 45436 genomic DNA carries:
- a CDS encoding VOC family protein: MTTSSPGVTGDHTTNGRPNYYTSLTPFIAVTGAREALDFYRDIFGAEVIDVTEMNGQVVHAELGFDSGRLQLGEATPDYGLVPQSSTDDACFSFSLYTPDVDALVDRAVSAGATPREPVA; encoded by the coding sequence ATGACCACTTCCTCGCCCGGCGTCACCGGGGACCACACCACCAACGGCCGGCCGAACTACTACACGTCCCTCACCCCGTTCATCGCCGTGACCGGTGCCCGGGAAGCGCTCGACTTCTACCGCGATATCTTCGGTGCCGAGGTAATCGATGTCACGGAGATGAACGGCCAGGTCGTCCACGCCGAGCTCGGATTCGACTCGGGAAGACTCCAGCTGGGCGAGGCGACTCCGGACTACGGGCTGGTGCCTCAATCTTCCACCGATGACGCCTGTTTCTCTTTCAGCTTGTACACCCCCGACGTCGACGCGCTCGTCGACCGGGCGGTGAGTGCCGGGGCCACCCCGCGCGAACCTGTGGCCTAA
- a CDS encoding AraC family transcriptional regulator — protein sequence MTTTGDSRGILFPGQLPAFERVDAPEDIRDRVEWFWIPRWELTDGATSTQTVLPFPASHLVVEHGHVNLYGPTTGISVRVLSGHDWAFGMRLRPAGLAALTSEPAEFLDTYLSFAAPGLLSLVTTPMRAGENTAAVRAAADWVRREIAGADDTGRTANAMVDLIAADRSITSVGELAERMRMSVRSVQRLSARYIGLSPLAVIRRYRLQEAAVQLRARESVAMGDLAAQLGYADQSHMCADFRGVLGITPGEYRRVKG from the coding sequence ATGACGACGACCGGTGATTCACGGGGCATCCTCTTCCCCGGTCAGCTACCCGCCTTTGAACGGGTGGACGCGCCCGAAGACATCAGGGACCGGGTGGAGTGGTTCTGGATCCCCAGGTGGGAGCTCACAGACGGCGCCACCTCGACGCAGACGGTGCTCCCGTTTCCGGCGTCTCACCTCGTCGTCGAGCACGGGCACGTGAATCTCTACGGGCCGACGACCGGAATCAGCGTCCGCGTCCTTTCGGGTCACGACTGGGCATTCGGGATGCGGCTGCGTCCCGCGGGGCTAGCGGCTCTGACCAGCGAACCGGCCGAGTTCCTCGACACCTACCTGTCTTTCGCAGCCCCGGGGCTCCTTTCGCTGGTGACCACCCCGATGCGCGCGGGCGAGAACACCGCGGCGGTGCGGGCTGCCGCCGACTGGGTGCGCAGGGAGATTGCCGGCGCTGACGACACCGGCAGAACTGCGAACGCCATGGTGGATCTCATCGCCGCCGACCGCTCGATCACCAGCGTTGGCGAGCTGGCCGAGCGGATGAGGATGTCCGTACGCAGCGTGCAGCGGCTTTCGGCGAGGTACATCGGGTTGTCGCCGCTGGCGGTGATCCGCAGATACCGCCTGCAGGAGGCCGCCGTGCAGTTGCGTGCACGGGAGTCGGTAGCCATGGGCGACCTCGCCGCACAACTGGGCTACGCCGATCAGTCACACATGTGCGCCGATTTCCGCGGCGTTCTGGGTATCACTCCAGGTGAGTACCGCCGAGTTAAGGGGTAG
- a CDS encoding GntR family transcriptional regulator: protein MAPPDSTVLPVLPDVTIVDGTVPKHAQLRDILNSLASTTLSPGDMLPGERVIEEYYGVSRITVRRAIGDLVASGRLRRVRSKGTFVAPNALVSRLHLASFSAEMNAQEVTASSRILLSARATPPLPVAEFFGADPSTPQIHLRRLRLGDGVPYSIDDGWYNAAVAPELLERDVYNSVYAILDKEFGHAVTDADQTVTAVSADLQTAPDLDVEIGTPLLQIVRTARSRDVPVEWCSSVYRTDRYRLTSRIERDDIADALP from the coding sequence ATGGCCCCGCCCGACTCCACGGTACTGCCCGTCCTGCCCGACGTCACCATCGTCGACGGCACCGTGCCCAAGCACGCGCAACTGCGCGACATCCTCAACTCCCTGGCGTCCACCACGCTCTCCCCGGGCGACATGCTCCCCGGGGAACGGGTGATCGAGGAATATTACGGCGTCTCGCGGATCACCGTCCGCCGCGCCATCGGGGACCTGGTCGCCTCCGGGCGGCTGCGCCGGGTCCGCAGCAAGGGCACCTTCGTGGCGCCGAATGCGCTGGTCTCGCGACTGCACCTGGCGTCGTTCTCGGCGGAGATGAACGCACAGGAGGTGACGGCGTCGTCAAGAATCCTCCTCTCCGCACGCGCCACCCCGCCGCTGCCCGTGGCGGAGTTCTTCGGCGCGGATCCCTCCACTCCGCAGATCCACCTGCGTCGCCTGCGGCTCGGCGACGGCGTGCCCTATTCCATCGACGACGGCTGGTACAACGCCGCCGTCGCCCCCGAGCTGCTGGAACGCGACGTGTACAACTCCGTCTACGCCATCCTGGACAAGGAGTTCGGCCACGCCGTCACCGACGCCGACCAGACCGTCACCGCGGTGTCCGCGGACCTGCAGACCGCGCCTGACCTCGACGTGGAGATCGGCACGCCCCTGCTGCAGATCGTGCGCACCGCACGGTCGCGGGATGTACCGGTCGAGTGGTGCTCGTCGGTCTACCGCACGGACCGGTACCGTCTGACCTCGCGGATCGAACGGGACGACATCGCTGACGCGCTCCCCTGA
- a CDS encoding septum formation family protein, which translates to MSTRATLPTRTPSSTASWRSATAVRTALVAALVGAAGVGGYGFVSQSDGTGTDSTTAAPGSSSTAPAVDAAPFTTAAAGDCLTWGVAEGTGELENFERTSCDETHRFEVSTREDLATYPASEFGPEAEQPGVTRQAQLREELCQSATLRYLDGRYDPAGRYSIASILPPAEKWAAGDRTLLCGIQETDPGGTVVETSGFVAQQDQSRVYPAGYCIQVDGSQQLAPIYCDQPHQLEATSVVDLLPVFPEGTPSVEQQDTHLRDVCTQAAIDYLGDDEALYQSTLQPYWIPIQSASWIGGSHSTNCYLVHANPEGGFSELVGTAKDKPALKINGAPVPEQPARDPVRAPAPASSAAPTPAPAQ; encoded by the coding sequence ATGAGCACTAGAGCCACCCTGCCGACGAGGACCCCGAGCAGCACCGCGTCCTGGCGATCCGCAACCGCCGTCCGCACCGCACTCGTCGCCGCCCTCGTCGGCGCCGCGGGTGTCGGCGGTTACGGGTTTGTCTCCCAGTCGGACGGCACAGGCACCGACTCCACCACGGCAGCGCCCGGTTCCTCCTCCACCGCCCCGGCTGTCGACGCCGCCCCGTTCACCACCGCCGCCGCCGGCGACTGCCTGACCTGGGGCGTGGCGGAAGGCACGGGCGAGCTGGAGAACTTCGAGCGCACCTCCTGCGACGAGACCCACCGCTTCGAGGTCTCCACCCGCGAGGACCTGGCCACCTACCCCGCCAGCGAGTTCGGCCCCGAGGCCGAGCAGCCTGGCGTCACCCGCCAGGCGCAGCTGCGTGAGGAACTCTGCCAGAGCGCCACGCTGCGCTACCTCGACGGGCGCTACGACCCGGCCGGGCGTTACTCCATCGCCTCTATTCTCCCGCCCGCGGAGAAGTGGGCCGCGGGCGACCGCACCCTCCTCTGCGGGATCCAGGAGACCGATCCCGGCGGAACCGTCGTCGAGACCAGTGGTTTTGTCGCACAGCAGGACCAGTCGCGGGTCTATCCCGCGGGTTACTGCATCCAGGTCGACGGCTCGCAGCAGCTCGCCCCGATCTACTGCGATCAGCCGCACCAGCTCGAGGCCACCTCCGTGGTGGACCTGCTCCCGGTGTTCCCGGAGGGCACCCCCAGTGTCGAGCAGCAGGACACCCACCTGCGCGATGTGTGCACGCAGGCCGCCATCGACTACCTCGGCGACGACGAGGCCCTCTACCAGTCGACGCTGCAGCCCTACTGGATCCCCATCCAGTCGGCTTCGTGGATCGGCGGCTCACACTCGACGAACTGCTACCTCGTGCACGCCAACCCCGAGGGCGGATTCTCGGAGCTTGTCGGCACGGCCAAGGACAAGCCGGCGCTGAAGATCAACGGCGCCCCGGTCCCCGAGCAGCCGGCCCGCGACCCGGTGCGTGCCCCGGCGCCCGCCTCCTCTGCGGCACCCACCCCGGCGCCCGCACAGTAG
- a CDS encoding histidine phosphatase family protein, with translation MAGRIILVRHGQTTSNVDRLLDTEPPGAELTDLGRQQATDVGTELAEYCGAGEGSLGRIDTVYCGISLRTQQTAMLAARAVEAYAGLPERALRVHPTVGIHELAAGEMEMRGDDEAHRAYAVATAGWLRGDTEARMAGEFGEGLSDILGRYQPVLETIAEEHELGTQDRDVIVVSHGAAIRTMATHATRIDPEFAFAGYLANCRFIVLAPGGREFGKWELVRWADLDHQI, from the coding sequence ATGGCCGGACGAATCATCCTCGTGCGCCACGGGCAGACCACCTCCAACGTGGACCGGCTGCTGGACACCGAACCGCCGGGTGCGGAACTCACCGACCTCGGCCGCCAGCAGGCCACCGACGTGGGTACCGAGCTCGCCGAATACTGCGGGGCCGGCGAGGGCAGCCTCGGGCGGATCGACACCGTGTACTGCGGAATCTCTCTGCGTACCCAGCAGACCGCCATGCTCGCGGCTCGAGCGGTCGAGGCCTATGCCGGGCTTCCGGAGCGCGCGCTGCGCGTGCATCCCACCGTGGGCATTCACGAGCTTGCGGCCGGAGAAATGGAGATGCGCGGCGATGACGAGGCCCACCGCGCCTACGCCGTGGCGACGGCCGGCTGGCTGCGCGGCGACACTGAGGCGCGCATGGCCGGCGAGTTCGGCGAGGGGCTGAGCGACATTCTCGGCCGCTATCAGCCGGTGCTGGAAACCATCGCCGAGGAGCACGAGCTGGGGACGCAGGACCGCGACGTCATCGTGGTCAGCCACGGGGCGGCGATCCGCACCATGGCCACGCACGCCACCAGGATCGACCCCGAGTTCGCCTTCGCCGGCTACCTGGCCAACTGCCGGTTCATCGTGCTCGCTCCGGGCGGGCGGGAGTTCGGCAAGTGGGAGCTGGTGCGCTGGGCGGATCTGGATCACCAGATCTGA
- a CDS encoding Cof-type HAD-IIB family hydrolase: MTASLIDGWRPHLIVSDIDGTLLNSEDRVTPRLRDAISRATDAGCEVALATGRPFRWVGMVLDQLPVRPICVTSNGAVLYDSASDSVLSAREISAEAMTGVLEAAEWALRNDGGVAVAVERVGVSSLDDPRDVFVIGPGYLHTWEEQGFGSASRSEVIGLPAVKMILRNDHLTAPQMYAKIAPHIVATEAHVTYSMNEGLIEVAAPGVTKALGVSRLAEIHGVSSDDVVAFGDMPNDIEMLKWVRLGVAMGNANPSVLEAGDMVTATNDEGGVAEVLERWF; this comes from the coding sequence ATGACGGCATCGCTTATCGACGGCTGGCGGCCGCACCTCATCGTCAGCGACATCGACGGCACCCTGCTCAACTCCGAGGACCGTGTCACGCCCCGGTTGCGCGACGCCATCTCCCGCGCCACCGACGCCGGCTGCGAGGTCGCGCTGGCCACGGGGCGTCCCTTCCGCTGGGTGGGCATGGTCCTGGACCAGCTGCCCGTCCGCCCCATCTGCGTGACCTCCAACGGTGCCGTGCTCTACGACTCCGCCTCCGACTCCGTGCTCTCCGCCCGGGAGATCTCCGCCGAGGCGATGACCGGGGTGCTCGAGGCCGCCGAATGGGCACTGCGTAACGACGGCGGCGTGGCCGTCGCCGTGGAACGTGTCGGGGTCAGCTCCCTCGACGACCCGCGGGATGTCTTTGTCATCGGCCCCGGTTACCTGCACACCTGGGAGGAGCAGGGCTTCGGTTCGGCCTCGCGCAGTGAGGTCATCGGCCTGCCGGCCGTGAAGATGATCCTGCGCAACGACCACCTCACCGCCCCGCAGATGTACGCCAAGATCGCGCCGCACATCGTTGCCACGGAGGCGCACGTCACGTACTCCATGAACGAGGGACTGATCGAGGTCGCCGCGCCGGGAGTGACCAAGGCACTGGGTGTGTCCCGGCTGGCCGAGATCCACGGCGTGAGCAGCGACGATGTAGTGGCTTTCGGCGACATGCCCAACGACATCGAGATGCTGAAGTGGGTGCGCCTCGGGGTGGCCATGGGCAACGCGAACCCGTCGGTGCTCGAGGCGGGGGACATGGTCACCGCCACCAACGACGAGGGCGGCGTGGCCGAGGTGCTCGAGCGCTGGTTCTGA
- the pheA gene encoding prephenate dehydratase: MTFSVAYLGPAGTFTEAALTEFSARGVFGSTGIQPLPVASPAAALDAVRSGQADYAVVAIENSVDGAVTGTYDALVDGGEPVQIFHELELEVAFSIMLRPGTALSDVRTFATHPIAHQQVRRWLAENLPNAEFLPASSNAAAAEMVANGQADAAAAPARAAEIFGLERVADSVADRRGARTRFVVVGKRSAPTPRTGNDTTLVVFTLPHEPGTLVASLQDFALRGIDLSRIASRPTRDAPGTYLFYVDFIGHIDDQPLAEALRALWLRAENIRFLGSWPSVNEEARAKSVDLSRIDAASAWVDAARRGEEI; the protein is encoded by the coding sequence ATGACTTTCAGCGTGGCGTATCTCGGCCCGGCGGGGACCTTCACGGAGGCCGCCCTCACGGAGTTTTCCGCGCGCGGGGTGTTCGGTTCCACGGGCATTCAGCCGCTCCCGGTGGCCAGCCCGGCCGCGGCTCTCGACGCCGTGCGCTCCGGTCAGGCGGACTACGCGGTCGTGGCCATCGAGAACTCCGTCGACGGCGCCGTGACCGGCACGTATGACGCGCTTGTCGACGGCGGCGAGCCCGTCCAGATCTTCCACGAACTGGAACTCGAGGTCGCGTTCTCCATCATGCTGCGACCCGGCACGGCGCTGAGCGACGTGCGCACCTTCGCCACCCACCCCATCGCCCACCAGCAGGTGCGCCGGTGGCTGGCGGAGAATCTCCCCAACGCGGAGTTTCTCCCGGCCAGCTCCAACGCCGCGGCCGCGGAGATGGTGGCGAACGGCCAGGCCGATGCGGCGGCCGCGCCCGCCCGGGCGGCGGAGATCTTCGGACTGGAGCGGGTAGCCGACTCGGTGGCCGATCGCCGGGGCGCGCGCACGCGGTTTGTGGTCGTCGGTAAGCGATCCGCACCCACCCCGCGCACCGGGAACGACACCACCCTGGTGGTGTTCACCCTCCCGCACGAACCCGGCACCCTGGTGGCGTCGCTGCAGGACTTCGCGCTGCGCGGCATCGACCTCTCGCGCATCGCCTCGCGCCCCACCCGTGACGCGCCGGGCACGTACCTCTTCTATGTGGACTTCATCGGGCACATCGACGACCAGCCGCTCGCCGAGGCCCTGCGCGCCCTGTGGCTGCGCGCGGAGAACATCCGATTCCTCGGCTCCTGGCCCTCGGTAAATGAGGAGGCGCGGGCGAAGTCGGTGGATCTTTCGCGTATCGACGCCGCGTCTGCCTGGGTCGATGCCGCGCGGCGCGGGGAGGAGATCTGA
- a CDS encoding lysophospholipid acyltransferase family protein: MTKYIKAGQFRVPEGYGAIVGHASESREFPYGGLFIRLAKLWMRASGTTVTVVGSENIPADGGALLASNHTNYFDMVWVGIPAHLRGRRLVRFMAKKEIFEHRVAGVLMRSMKHLSVDRAAGTASVSEAVARLKAGDLVAVFPEATVSLSYEIKELKSGAVRIAAEAGVPLIPVATWGGQRILPKGGKAQLGRKKIPVRVHVGTPIDPAGDPVERTAALKVALQELLEEARGEYEREYGPFPGGESWRPASLGGGAPTLEEAKEIEKKTKEERARR, translated from the coding sequence ATGACCAAGTACATCAAAGCCGGGCAGTTCCGCGTCCCCGAGGGGTACGGGGCCATCGTGGGCCACGCGTCCGAATCGCGGGAGTTCCCCTACGGCGGCCTGTTCATCCGGCTGGCCAAGCTCTGGATGCGCGCCTCCGGAACGACGGTGACCGTGGTGGGTTCCGAGAACATTCCCGCCGACGGGGGAGCGCTCCTGGCCTCCAACCACACCAACTACTTCGACATGGTGTGGGTCGGCATCCCCGCCCACCTGCGCGGACGCCGGCTGGTGCGGTTCATGGCCAAGAAGGAGATCTTCGAGCACCGCGTCGCCGGCGTGCTCATGCGCTCGATGAAGCACCTCTCTGTCGACCGGGCCGCGGGCACCGCGTCGGTGTCCGAGGCCGTGGCTCGACTGAAGGCCGGTGACCTGGTCGCGGTGTTCCCCGAGGCGACGGTCTCCCTGAGTTACGAGATCAAGGAACTCAAGTCCGGAGCCGTGCGCATCGCGGCCGAAGCCGGGGTTCCCCTGATTCCCGTGGCCACCTGGGGCGGACAGCGCATCCTGCCCAAGGGGGGCAAGGCCCAGCTGGGGCGCAAGAAGATCCCGGTCCGGGTGCACGTGGGCACCCCGATCGACCCGGCGGGTGACCCCGTGGAGCGCACCGCCGCCCTCAAGGTCGCCCTCCAGGAACTTCTCGAGGAGGCGCGCGGCGAGTACGAACGCGAATACGGCCCCTTCCCCGGTGGCGAGAGCTGGCGCCCGGCGTCCCTCGGCGGCGGCGCGCCGACGCTGGAGGAGGCCAAGGAAATCGAGAAGAAGACGAAGGAGGAGCGGGCACGCCGATGA
- a CDS encoding amidase yields the protein MTESITDLARALEKLTPEEHGFSYIDLDREPVAEGDLSGWIIPAKDLYDLKGMPTTFGSKARTRMAEETDPFIAAYEARGARIPGKSVSSELGMSVDAEPRDLPAVDNPIWPGHTPGGSSGGAAVMVARGLVRAAHASDAGGSIRIPAAACGIAGYKPSATTLAVHGYLTTTVADQAFLHQITPSLDRKVRVGVLTEPLMAQTDVQAEYLTAVREAAEKLAAAGHEVIPVGPWPEASETFERFKDIFTSRLVALEDYDYLAEWLRERGLTVSKQQQEESEAYAFALKPRLAEFWDVDVILNPTISCDPPVTGAFSSLSPQDNFEAQTRWVPWTSLFNIAGAAAISLPWPVPGRPQPAAVHLGSLTLTDAELLALARELHE from the coding sequence ATGACGGAATCGATCACCGACCTCGCCCGCGCCCTGGAAAAACTCACCCCCGAGGAACACGGGTTCTCCTACATTGACCTGGACCGCGAACCCGTCGCCGAGGGCGACCTCAGCGGCTGGATCATCCCCGCCAAGGATCTTTACGACCTCAAGGGCATGCCCACCACCTTCGGCTCGAAGGCACGCACCCGTATGGCCGAGGAGACGGACCCCTTCATCGCGGCCTACGAGGCCCGTGGCGCACGCATCCCCGGCAAGTCCGTGTCCTCGGAGCTCGGCATGAGTGTCGACGCCGAACCCCGCGACTTGCCGGCGGTGGACAACCCCATCTGGCCCGGTCACACCCCGGGCGGCTCGTCCGGCGGGGCGGCGGTCATGGTGGCGCGCGGGCTGGTCCGCGCCGCGCACGCCTCGGACGCCGGCGGCTCCATCCGCATCCCGGCCGCGGCCTGCGGCATCGCGGGTTACAAACCTTCCGCCACCACCCTCGCAGTGCACGGCTACCTCACCACCACCGTCGCCGACCAGGCATTCCTGCATCAGATCACCCCGTCGCTCGACCGCAAGGTCCGCGTCGGCGTGCTCACCGAGCCGCTCATGGCCCAGACCGACGTCCAGGCCGAGTACCTCACCGCCGTGCGCGAGGCCGCCGAGAAGCTGGCGGCCGCGGGGCACGAGGTCATCCCGGTGGGCCCCTGGCCCGAGGCGTCGGAGACCTTCGAGCGTTTCAAGGACATCTTCACCTCCCGCCTGGTGGCGCTGGAGGACTACGACTACCTCGCCGAATGGCTCCGCGAGCGCGGCCTGACCGTGTCCAAGCAGCAGCAGGAGGAGTCGGAGGCCTACGCCTTCGCGCTGAAACCCCGGCTGGCGGAGTTCTGGGACGTTGACGTCATCCTCAACCCCACCATCTCCTGCGACCCGCCCGTGACCGGCGCGTTCTCCTCGTTGTCCCCGCAGGACAACTTCGAGGCGCAGACCCGCTGGGTGCCGTGGACCTCGCTGTTCAACATCGCCGGTGCGGCCGCCATCTCGCTGCCGTGGCCCGTGCCCGGTCGCCCTCAGCCCGCCGCGGTTCACCTGGGTTCACTGACGCTTACCGACGCCGAACTCCTCGCCCTCGCCCGGGAACTCCACGAGTGA
- a CDS encoding metallopeptidase family protein — MYRVSDERFDELVDDALDKLPEAVVRRMGNVVVLVQPFNEENPEILGLYQGVPLTERTFDHTGYLPDAIFIYKDTLERHAVSEDDLAHEVEVTVFHEVGHYFGIEEHRLHQLGWG; from the coding sequence ATGTACCGCGTCAGCGACGAGCGTTTCGACGAGCTCGTCGATGACGCCCTGGACAAACTTCCCGAGGCCGTCGTGCGGCGCATGGGCAACGTCGTCGTCCTGGTCCAGCCCTTCAACGAGGAGAACCCGGAGATCCTCGGTCTCTACCAGGGCGTCCCGCTCACCGAGCGCACCTTCGACCACACGGGTTATCTCCCCGACGCGATCTTCATCTACAAGGACACCCTCGAGCGCCACGCCGTCTCCGAGGACGATCTCGCCCACGAGGTGGAGGTCACCGTCTTCCACGAGGTCGGCCACTACTTCGGCATCGAGGAGCATCGGCTGCACCAGCTGGGTTGGGGTTAG
- the glpK gene encoding glycerol kinase GlpK, with protein MGRVSESRTELLAAIDQGTTSTRCVIITRSGEVVASAQCEHRQIMPRQGWVEHDAAEIWANVRQVVSQAVVDIDATPEDISALGLTNQRETAVVWEKATGRPIHNAIVWQDTRTSAIGGGDPERWLERTGLLASSYPAGPKIAWFLDHVDGARERAERGELLAGTMDTWLLWNLTGGARGDEGRPAVHATDVTNASRTLLMDLRTQTWDEELCEKVGVPLAVLPEIRASIGDFGTVRHRGTLAGVPIAAILGDQSAALFGQACFEPGDAKNTYGTGLFLLLNTGDQPHFSEHGLLTTIGWQVAGEEPVYALEGSVAVGGSLIQWLRDQLGILRTAGESETLAREVPDSAGVYVVPAFSGLFAPRWRPDARGVIVGLTRFADRRHIARAALEATCLQTREVVDAMVADSGVQLGRLRVDGGMVANDLLMQLQADVLGIEVERPANIETTVLGAAFAAGYGRGLYYSLSDIAGLVPIESSWSPAMSQVDRGVLVDGWNRAVEKSFDLAGDE; from the coding sequence ATGGGGCGGGTGAGCGAATCCCGGACCGAACTCCTTGCCGCCATCGACCAGGGCACGACCTCGACGCGGTGTGTCATCATCACCCGCTCGGGCGAGGTGGTGGCCAGCGCGCAGTGTGAGCACCGGCAGATCATGCCCCGGCAGGGCTGGGTGGAACACGACGCCGCGGAGATCTGGGCGAACGTGCGCCAGGTGGTCTCGCAGGCGGTGGTCGACATCGATGCCACCCCCGAAGACATCTCCGCACTCGGCCTGACCAACCAGCGCGAGACAGCCGTGGTGTGGGAGAAGGCCACCGGTCGGCCCATCCACAACGCGATCGTCTGGCAGGACACCCGCACGTCCGCGATCGGTGGTGGCGATCCCGAGAGGTGGCTGGAGCGCACCGGCCTGCTGGCCAGCTCTTACCCGGCGGGTCCGAAGATCGCGTGGTTCCTCGACCATGTGGACGGCGCCCGCGAGCGCGCTGAGCGCGGGGAGCTCCTCGCCGGGACCATGGACACCTGGCTGCTGTGGAATCTCACCGGGGGAGCGCGTGGCGACGAGGGGCGCCCCGCCGTGCACGCGACCGACGTCACCAACGCCTCGCGCACCCTGCTCATGGACCTGCGCACGCAGACGTGGGACGAGGAGCTGTGCGAGAAGGTCGGCGTCCCGCTGGCGGTGCTACCTGAGATCCGGGCGTCGATAGGTGACTTCGGCACCGTCCGCCACCGGGGGACTCTGGCGGGAGTGCCCATCGCCGCAATCCTGGGCGATCAGAGCGCCGCACTGTTCGGGCAGGCGTGTTTTGAGCCCGGCGACGCTAAAAACACCTATGGGACGGGCCTGTTCCTGCTGCTCAACACGGGTGACCAGCCGCATTTCTCCGAGCATGGGCTGCTGACCACCATCGGGTGGCAGGTCGCGGGGGAGGAGCCCGTCTACGCGCTGGAGGGGTCGGTGGCGGTGGGCGGTTCGCTCATTCAGTGGCTGCGTGACCAGCTGGGGATCCTGCGCACCGCGGGGGAGTCGGAGACACTCGCCCGAGAGGTGCCGGATTCCGCGGGTGTCTACGTCGTGCCGGCGTTCTCCGGATTGTTCGCCCCGCGCTGGCGCCCGGACGCACGTGGTGTCATCGTCGGGCTGACGCGTTTCGCGGACCGGCGTCACATCGCCCGCGCCGCGCTGGAGGCGACGTGCCTGCAAACTCGGGAGGTGGTGGACGCGATGGTCGCGGACTCCGGGGTGCAGCTGGGACGCCTGCGTGTCGACGGCGGCATGGTCGCCAACGACCTGCTCATGCAACTGCAGGCGGATGTCCTGGGCATCGAGGTCGAGCGCCCGGCGAACATCGAGACGACCGTGCTCGGCGCCGCCTTCGCCGCCGGGTACGGCCGCGGGCTCTACTACTCGCTCAGCGACATCGCCGGGCTCGTGCCCATCGAATCCTCGTGGAGCCCGGCCATGAGCCAGGTGGACCGGGGCGTGCTTGTCGACGGCTGGAACCGAGCCGTGGAGAAGTCCTTCGACCTGGCCGGGGACGAATAA
- the serS gene encoding serine--tRNA ligase, which produces MIDLKFLRENPDAVRASQVTRGANPALVDDLLAADEARREAIHAADSLRAEQKAFGKKIGQAAPEERPALLEGSNELKARVKAAEEEQKAAEEKMSALQLRIDNVVEGAPAGGEDDFIVLEEVGEKPTFDFEPKDHLDLGESLGLLDMERGAKVSGARFYFLTGDGAFLQLGLLMLAAQKARENGFTVMIPPVLVRPEIMQGTGFLGEHEDEVYRLKNDDLFLVGTSEVALAGYHKDEIIDLSNGPLKYAGWSSCFRREAGSYGKDTRGIIRVHQFDKLEMFVYCDPAEATEQHQKLLKMEREMLAAVEVPYRIIDVAGGDLGSSAARKFDTEAWVPTQNAYRELTSTSNTTTYQGRRLNTRFRDAEGKPQTVATLNGTLATTRWLVAILENHQQADGSVVVPEALRPFVGEDILTPGK; this is translated from the coding sequence GTGATTGATCTGAAATTCCTCCGCGAAAACCCCGACGCCGTCCGCGCCTCCCAGGTCACCCGTGGTGCTAACCCGGCGCTGGTCGACGACCTGCTGGCCGCCGATGAGGCCCGCCGTGAGGCCATCCACGCGGCCGACTCCCTGCGCGCCGAGCAGAAGGCCTTCGGCAAGAAGATCGGCCAGGCCGCGCCGGAGGAGCGCCCCGCGCTGCTGGAGGGCTCCAACGAACTCAAGGCCCGGGTCAAGGCCGCCGAGGAGGAGCAGAAAGCTGCCGAGGAGAAGATGTCCGCGCTGCAGCTGCGCATCGACAACGTCGTCGAGGGCGCGCCCGCCGGCGGCGAGGACGACTTCATCGTGCTGGAGGAGGTGGGTGAGAAGCCCACCTTCGACTTCGAGCCCAAGGACCACCTCGACCTGGGCGAGTCCCTCGGCCTGCTGGACATGGAGCGTGGCGCCAAGGTCAGCGGCGCACGTTTTTATTTCCTCACCGGTGACGGCGCGTTCCTGCAGCTCGGCCTGCTCATGCTGGCCGCGCAGAAGGCCCGGGAGAACGGCTTCACCGTCATGATTCCGCCGGTGCTCGTGCGCCCGGAGATCATGCAGGGCACGGGTTTCCTCGGCGAGCACGAGGACGAGGTCTACCGCCTGAAGAACGACGACCTCTTCCTCGTGGGCACCTCCGAGGTTGCGCTCGCCGGCTACCACAAGGACGAGATCATCGATCTCTCCAACGGTCCGCTGAAGTACGCGGGATGGTCGAGCTGCTTCCGTCGAGAAGCGGGAAGCTACGGCAAGGACACCCGCGGCATCATCCGCGTCCACCAGTTCGACAAGCTCGAGATGTTTGTCTACTGCGACCCGGCCGAGGCCACTGAGCAGCACCAGAAGCTGCTGAAGATGGAACGCGAGATGCTCGCGGCCGTCGAGGTGCCCTACCGGATCATCGACGTCGCCGGCGGGGACCTCGGTTCCTCCGCGGCGCGCAAGTTCGACACCGAGGCGTGGGTGCCCACCCAGAACGCCTATCGCGAGCTGACCTCGACCTCGAACACCACGACCTACCAGGGGCGACGCCTCAACACCCGCTTCCGCGACGCCGAGGGCAAGCCGCAGACCGTGGCCACCCTCAACGGCACCCTCGCCACCACGCGCTGGCTGGTAGCCATCCTGGAGAACCACCAGCAGGCGGACGGATCGGTCGTCGTGCCCGAGGCGCTGCGGCCGTTCGTGGGCGAGGACATCCTCACGCCGGGCAAGTAG